Proteins from one Polynucleobacter wuianus genomic window:
- a CDS encoding DUF4390 domain-containing protein, translated as MSQRIKQFILLSLMALSMFSTAVSAEGIKIKSFELEKADNDWLLNASFQIELSPGLEDAVQKGVVLYFQTDFELSRSRWYWFDERPVVAQRQSRLSYQPLTQQYRIASDGFTFSAKTISEALQAVGSIGGWRVIEGNQLDPNKAYTAGLHMSLDLSKLPKPFQVNALNNREWNVSSEWLRIPFSASGPNLIKR; from the coding sequence ATGAGCCAGCGAATTAAGCAATTTATCCTCTTGAGTTTGATGGCGTTGAGTATGTTTTCAACTGCTGTTAGCGCCGAGGGCATCAAAATCAAGTCCTTTGAACTCGAAAAGGCCGATAACGATTGGCTATTAAATGCGAGTTTCCAGATTGAGTTGTCACCAGGCTTAGAAGATGCCGTGCAAAAAGGCGTTGTCCTGTATTTTCAGACTGATTTTGAATTGTCGCGCTCGCGCTGGTATTGGTTTGATGAGAGACCTGTTGTTGCTCAAAGACAGTCGCGCCTGTCTTATCAGCCACTAACCCAACAATATCGGATCGCCTCCGATGGATTTACTTTTTCTGCCAAAACCATCTCTGAAGCATTGCAGGCAGTAGGAAGTATTGGTGGCTGGCGTGTGATTGAAGGCAATCAGCTTGATCCTAACAAGGCCTATACGGCGGGTCTACATATGTCTTTGGACTTAAGTAAGCTACCAAAACCTTTTCAGGTAAATGCTTTAAACAATCGAGAGTGGAATGTTTCCAGTGAATGGTTGCGTATACCTTTCTCTGCCAGCGGACCGAATCTAATTAAGCGATGA
- the rsmB gene encoding 16S rRNA (cytosine(967)-C(5))-methyltransferase RsmB codes for MILGAPHSLPLSEAITIAAQAITEVMSGRSLTEVLDQLEAHERPIVQSLSFDALRKWVRSHELIKQFVPKTPPPEVDHLLSVAIALFVHDGSEGKGYATHTIVDQAVRACGEYDQTMYAKGLVNAVLRKVSLVLQPPEDKPYYPPDPIPMYVPAWWRANLKRNYSKAWQAILYAQAKRAPLILRVNQKQYTREQYQVLLSEAGIASFAIDSVAGISLPSALLVANPVPVSDLPGFYTGAASVQDAGAQIAATLLNPQAGDLILDACAAPGGKTAHLLELADCQMVALELDGTRLGKIGGNLDRLRLHSEKVKVQRGDASKAAWWDGVLFDKILLDAPCSASGIVSRHPDIPFLRREADVKSLQHKQREILTQAWKMLKSDGLLLYVTCSVFPEEGEDQAVWFAQQHSNAVRLGAPGQLLPTEANDGFYYALFKKNGP; via the coding sequence TTGATCTTGGGCGCCCCCCATAGCCTTCCTTTATCTGAAGCGATCACAATTGCTGCACAAGCAATTACTGAGGTGATGAGTGGCAGATCGCTCACGGAAGTTTTGGATCAACTAGAGGCTCACGAAAGACCCATTGTTCAAAGCCTCAGTTTTGATGCATTACGCAAATGGGTTCGTTCTCATGAATTGATAAAACAGTTCGTACCAAAAACACCGCCGCCAGAAGTAGATCATCTATTAAGTGTGGCGATTGCATTATTTGTGCACGATGGTTCTGAGGGCAAAGGCTATGCAACTCACACCATTGTTGATCAGGCGGTCAGGGCTTGTGGCGAGTACGACCAAACCATGTATGCCAAGGGCCTAGTAAACGCTGTGCTACGCAAGGTTAGTTTGGTCCTCCAGCCTCCAGAGGATAAGCCTTACTATCCGCCAGATCCTATTCCTATGTATGTGCCGGCATGGTGGCGTGCCAACCTGAAGCGCAATTATTCAAAAGCTTGGCAAGCGATTTTGTATGCTCAAGCAAAGCGTGCACCATTAATTTTGCGGGTGAACCAAAAACAATATACGCGCGAGCAATATCAAGTTTTATTAAGCGAAGCTGGCATTGCATCTTTTGCGATTGATTCTGTTGCGGGCATTTCTTTGCCAAGTGCACTGTTGGTTGCTAATCCTGTTCCCGTATCTGATCTACCTGGTTTTTATACGGGTGCAGCATCTGTACAAGATGCTGGAGCGCAAATAGCAGCCACCCTTCTGAATCCGCAAGCAGGTGATTTGATATTAGATGCATGTGCCGCGCCCGGGGGCAAGACAGCGCATTTATTAGAGTTGGCGGATTGTCAGATGGTGGCGCTGGAGTTAGACGGCACTCGTCTTGGAAAAATCGGAGGCAATTTAGATCGACTACGTTTGCATTCTGAAAAAGTAAAAGTGCAACGTGGTGATGCATCAAAAGCCGCCTGGTGGGATGGCGTCTTATTTGACAAAATTTTGCTTGATGCCCCGTGCTCAGCATCTGGCATTGTGTCTCGGCATCCAGATATACCTTTTTTACGCCGCGAAGCAGATGTAAAGTCTTTGCAGCACAAGCAGCGAGAAATTTTGACCCAAGCCTGGAAGATGCTTAAGTCCGATGGCTTGCTTTTGTACGTCACCTGCTCGGTATTTCCAGAGGAGGGTGAAGACCAGGCAGTTTGGTTTGCTCAGCAGCATAGCAATGCGGTACGATTAGGCGCTCCAGGACAGCTTTTGCCTACAGAAGCTAATGATGGTTTTTACTATGCCTTGTTTAAGAAAAATGGGCCATGA